GTGGTCGGGTGTTCGCCGCGCGTCTTCCACTCGGCAATCTGGGCCGTCCATTCGGGCCGCTCGAACGGCACCGCACCTTCGGTGAGCGCCACGGCCGCCTGCGCCGCATCGGCCTTGACCGGCAGGTGGGCGCGCACGATCTTGCCGATCTCGGCGGCGTCGAGGTCCACGTGAATAATCTGGGCCTGCGGCGCGAAGTCCTTGACCCGGCCCGTCACCCGGTCATCGAAACGCAGCCCGAAGCCGATCAGCACGTCGGCCTGGCTGATGGCGTGGTTGGCCGCCACACTGCCGTGCATGCCCGGCATGCCCAGCCACAAAGGATCAGAGGCCGGAAACGCGCCCAGGCCCATCAGGGTGGTGATGGTCGGAATCTGCCAGGCGCGGGCAAACTCGGTGATCTCCCTGGACGCGCCCTGCGAGCCGCCCCCCACCATCAGCACCGGCTTCTGGGCACTCTTGAGCAGTTCGAGCGCCGCCGCGATGGCCTCGGGGCGAGGAGCGGGCATCTCGGGGGTCGCCTGCGGACGCACCAGCTCGCCGTGAAAGGCTGCCAATTGCACGTCCTTGGGAATGTCCACCAGCACCGGGCCGGGCCGCCCCGAGCGGGCGATACGGATGGCCTCGGCGATAATGGTCGGCAGCTCGTCGGGGTCGGTCACCACATAGTTGTGCTTGGTGATCGGCAGGGTGATACCGGTGATGTCGGCTTCCTGAAAAGCGTCGGTGCCCATCAGGTGGCGGGCCACGTTGCCGGTGATCGCCAGCAGCGGCACATTGTCCATCATGGCGTCGGCCAGGCCCGTCACCAGATTCGTCGCGCCGGGGCCGGAGGTGGCGATACACACGCCGATCTGGCCCGTCGCCTTGGCCCAGCCCTCCGCTGCGTGAATGGCTCCCTGCTCGTGACGGGCCAGGATATGGCGCACCTCTGGGTAATAGGTCAGCGCGTCGTACACCGGCATGATCGCCCCGCCGGGGTAGCCGAACACCGTGTTGATGCCGTGCGCGGCCAAAGTCGCCCACAGCGCCTTCGCGCCAGTCATATCCTGCATCGTTGGTTGCGGCTGGCCTTGCTGGTCCGGCTCTGGCTGGGTCATGCGCCTCATCTCCTCTCTCGTCGCCCCTGTGCAAAAAAACCCCCGCCCTGGGTGTGGGGCGGGGGGTTACAACGTCACGCGGAACTTAGCGCCGTGAACCCCCGGAGCCAAGAATTACTACCACGAGGGCAGCCGCGTTTGCGTACATGATTCCAGCTTACGCGTGAGGTGGCTCGGGGGTCAAGGGTCGGCAGGCAAAGGTCTAGATGTGCTGGCCGGACAGTCGACGACAGAGAATCCGGTCGAGTCGGTCTGGAGTTTGAAGTTCTTCAGCGACCAATCGGCAGGTTCAGGCGTAATGTGTACAGAGAGATGCCCACTCCTGAGCAGCGCCGACCTTCAGAGTTGACCGTTCAGGCCCGTCGTTCGCGCCTTGCGCCGACCTCTACCGATTTGAGACGGCGGGTGTATCTGTGGGCGATCGCACTGGGCGTGGGCGTCATCGTGATCGTGCTGTCTACCCAGCTCAGAAGTCCGTCGCCCGATTACGTGCAGGTGGGCATGGTCTTGGCGCAGCTCCCGCTGTGTATCTGGGCCACCTGGTGGCTACTGCGGGGTAAGCCCCTGGTGGTGGCCGAGCGGGTCGTCTTCGCAGTGAACGCACTGATCACGCTGTTTCAGTTGCTGTTGACCCTTACCAACGACTCGGCCCAAGTCGTCTGGCTCGCCAGCTCGGCCTACTGGCTGCTGACGACCCTGGCAATTCTGGCCTTCCTGATCTTCGAGAACCGGCAGGCCCTGCTGTTCTCGGCTGGAATGTACCTGTTGGGCGTGCTCGCACCCTGGGCCGCCCTGCTCTGGAAAGGGCAAGCCTTCAGCTCGTTTGCCAACCTGCTCCGGGTGCAACTGAGCTGCGGAGTGGTGCTGGTGCTGCTCTCGGTGCTGGCCTGGTACAGGGAACGTTTCGCTGCCGAACGCGGTGAACGCCTGTCGATGGAGCAACTCGCCAACACCGACATGCTGACCGGGTTGCCCAACCGCCGCGCCCTCTACTCCGAGATCGAATGGCTGATCTCCGAGGCCCGCACCGGCGTGGGCGGCTGCCTGATCCTGCTCGACATCGATCATTTCAAACGCATCAACGACGCGTTCGGCCACAATGTCGGTGACGAGGTGTTGATCCGACTTTCGGAGCTGCTGAGAACCCACCTGAAAGACGAAGGGACAGTGGGGCGCTGGGGCGGAGAAGAATTCCTGATCACCCTGCCGGGGCTTTCGCCTGAACTGGTAGAGCAGCTGGCCGAACAGCTGCGCCGCAAGCTGGAGGAGCAGATTTTCAGCCACGGACAGGGCGTGACCGCCAGCTTCGGCCTGACCTGCTGCGCCGCCGGAGACGACCTTCAGAGCTGTACGACCCGCGCTGACCGCGCACTGTATGCAGCCAAGAAGGCGGGGCGCAACAGGGTGGTCAGCCTGCCTAGTGACGCCGCGCTGGACGAAGATATGCAGGCTCCACCGGTCCTGGACACCCTGCCAGTCAGGTCGTAGGTTATCCCGGCGTCGTAGCGTCCAGTGCCGTGGGCTGAGCGCATGGGGACTCTGATCGTGGTGGGCCTAATCGCGCTGGTGCTGGTGGTGTTCGTGGAGCTGGTGCGGCTGTTTGTAAAGATCGCTCCGCCGCCACAGCCGCGATGACCGGAGCCGACGAAGCAGCCTCAGGCAGCCAAAAAATTGGCTTCGGGGAAGTCGAAGGGCAAGCAGCGCCGCTAAACCCATCAAGTTGAACAGCCTTCAGAGACGATACTTGAGAACCTGAGTCATGCCAAATTTGGGATCGACTGAGCTTCTGATGTTGATCGTCTTCTTTGCCTTGCCGGTTTATCTCGTGTCTCTGCTGCTGCACTATCTGAAAGCGAACACACGGGCCGCCGAGGAGCAGGCCCGACTGGCCTGCCGTCAGGCCGACCGCCTACTCTGAACGAGGACAACAACGAGACAGGCCGCCCAGCTCACGGGACGGCCTGTCGTTCATCCTGCCGCTTCAGCCCAGGTCGGCGCGGCCCAGGGCCTTCAGCACCGCTGCGCCCAGCTCCTGCGTCGTCCCTTTGCCGCCCAGATCCGGCGTGCGGACTTCTTCCAGGGCAGCCTGCACGGCGGCCTCGATGCGCCGGGCCTCGGCGTCGCGGTTCAGCGAGTGGCGCAGCAGCATGGCCACGCTGAGAATGGTGCCAGTGGGGTTGGCGATGCCCTTCCCGGCGATGTCAGGGGCGCTGCCGTGAATCGGCTCGTAGAGGCCGGGACCGTCGCCCAGGCTGGCCGAGGGCATCACGCCCAGCGAGCCGGGAATCACGGCGGCAAGGTCGGAGAGGATGTCGCCAAACAGGTTCTCGGTGACGATCACGTCGTAGCGGCCCGGCGTCTTGACCAGCAGCATCGCCACCGAGTCCACGTACTCGTGTTCCAGTTTGATGTCCGGGTACTCGGTGTCGCGCAGATTCTGCACGACGCCGCGCCACAGCTCCGAGACTTCCAGCACGTTGGCCTTGTCCACGCTGGTGACTTCTTTCTTGCGCGTTCTGGCGGCGTCGAAGGCCACCCGCGCCACCCGGTCCACCTCCGACTTGCTGTAGCCGATGGTGTTGTAGGCGCTGTCGCCCTCAATGGCGCGGCGGGGGTCGAAGTACGCGCCGCCGAGCAGTTCGCGCACGATCAGCACATCGACCTGGCGGGCCAGGTCCTCGCGCAGCGGCGATAAGCTCTCCAGCCCCGGCATCACCTTGACCGGCCGCAGGTTGGCATACACGCCCAGCGCCTTACGAAGTTGCAGCAGACCAGATTCGGGCCGCAGCGGGCGCGGCAGCGCGTTCCAGGGCGAGTTCTGCGCCCCGCCCACTGTGCCGAGCAGCACCGCGTCACAGTTCATGACCGCTTCTCTGGTGGCGTCGGGAAACGGCGAGCCGGTCTGGTCGTAGGCCCCGCCACCGAGAAGCTGGTAGTCGAGCTCCACGTCCGGCGCGACTTTTTGCAGCACCTCTGCGGCGCTCGCGCAGACTTCCGGGCCGATGCCGTCGCCGGGCAGCACGACGACTCTAGGCACGCTGCGTTCCAGGTGCCAGATTCTCGTCACTGTCATGGCCGGGGTGGCCGTGCCCGGCCTGGGTGCTCTGGGCATTCAGCGTCTCGCCCTCCAGATCGGCCTTCGAGTGGTCACGCATGTATTCCAGCCAGCCGCCCGCCGCCTTCACGTCCAGCGCGAACTGCGGCACCGGCTGAAAGGTCACGCTCTGGCCGGTGCGCTGGTTGGTGATCGTGCCCGCTTCCATGTCGAGTTCAGCCTCGTCGCCGTCCTCGAAGGCCGCCACCACGTCTGCGGATTCCAGGGCCATAAAGCCGTTGTTGATGGCGTTGCGGTAAAAAATCCGGGCGAAGTTGGGCGCGAGAATGGCGCTGACCCCTGCCCCGCGCAGGCACCACACCGCGTGCTCACGCGAGGAGCCGCAGCCGAAATCGGCCCCCGTCACCATGATGTCGCCGGGTTTGACGCGGTTGACGAAATCCTTGTCGTAATCTTCCATCGCAAATTTGGCGAGTTCGGATTCGATATCGGTGGTCAGGTAGCGGGCCGGGATGATCTCGTCGGTGTTGATGTGGTCACGGGCAAACACATGGACTCTGGGCATTATTCCTGCTCCTGTAGCGCGGCGTCCGACAGTTCGTCGGGCAGGTCTTCGTAGAGGTCATGCCAGAGTTCGCCGTCAAAGCTGATCTCGTCCTCAATGACCTGGGCCTCGAACGAATCGCTGCCCTCTTCATCCTCGTAAAGATCGTTCGGCACGCTGATCTTGATGGCCTGAACGTGCGGCAGGGGGCCGTCTTCTTCCAACTCGTAGAAGGATTTCAGCACACCCCCGGTGTAGCTGGTCCAGGCCGCCGGGTCGTCCGCTCCGGTGTAGGCCAGCAGGTCAGCCGTGAGGCGCTGGGCAGCGTCCGCATCCAGGGACTCCACGGGCCACTCCATGCGCCCGCCTTCCCAGACGGTGGCGCTGAAGGTTTCCACGTCGGTGAAGTCGCCGAAGTCCTCACCGTCGTCCGGTTCACTGACCGGGTAGTCCTGCCAGGTCTGACCGTCCAGCGAGTACGCCTGCCCAGCAGCGTCGGGGAAGACTTCCAGAGAGCCGATCAGGTCGAAGGGCGCAGCCAGAAACGAGCGCAGCGGCGAGGGACGCCGCAACTCGAAAGCGGACCGGAGGGATTGAGGCGCGCTGACCGAGGCCGAATCTTCCTCGCCCAGCCGCTCGGCGTGAATGGCGGCCCAGTCGTCCGGCGTCTCGCCGTGCCAGCGGCGGGCCAGATCGTCCAGGGCGGCGCGCTGCTCCTGGGGCGGCTCAGGGGTCCAGCTGAGCTGGCCGTCCGCCGACTGCTCAGCGCTGTAGCGGCCAGCAACCTCGCCCTCAAGCTGCAAGGCCGGGTGCTGGAAGAGGTAACCGAGCCACTCCTCGGTATTTTCCAGCTCCGGGAACTGCTGCCAGGGCTGATTCTCGAAGGCGTGCTGCTGGCTGCGCAGCCTCAGCCAGGCGTGCTCGGCGTCCGCGACCTTCAGCTCGCCGGGTTCGGTGCGGTGGTTGCCCGCAGGCCAGGTCGCCAGCTCGCCCACAAGGCGTCGGCGCGGCGGCACGGCAATCTTCTCCACGTCCTCGCGGGTGATCAGGCGCTCCTCCGGCAGCCCCGCCGAGACGTAATCGGTGCGGTAGAACTGGTCCCACTGCGCGCCGCTGGGCAGCTGGCGCAGGGTGGTGGCGATCTGCTGGCGCTGCGCCTCGCCTTCGGGCATCACGACTTCGGTGAGGGTGCCGTCCCGGTCCATCTCCACTTCAAACGGATAAACAGTGGGCATCAGGCCGAGCTGTTTGCGGCGTTTGGCGTCTCCCATCAGTCCGCCGCCCCGCCCACTTCCGGCAAGGTGTGGTTGTAGGCGCGCGGATCACTGATGAAGCCCGCCACCGCGCTGGCCGCCACCGTCGCGGGCGAGGCCAGGTAAATCGCCGCCGAGGGATCGCCCATGCGGCCCACGAAGTTGCGGTTGGTGCTCGAGATGCAGACATCGTTCGGCCCCAGCACGCCGGAGTGCATGCCCAGGCAAGCGCCGCACGAGGGGTAACTCACGCTCGCCCCCGCGTCCACGAAGATTTCGAGCAGGCCTTCCTGCGCCGCCTGCTTCCAAATGAGCTGGGTGGCCGGAACCACGATCATCTGCACGCCGTCTGCAACCTTATTGCCCTTCAGGATGCGGGCCACGTCGCGCAGATCGCTGATGCGCCCGTTGGTGCAACTGCCGACGTAGGCGTGCGTCACGGGGATATGGTCGCTGCCCGCCACCCTGCCGTTGCTGGGGATGTGCGGGTAGGCCACCGTCGGCTCGACCTGGGAAGCGTCCACCTCGACGACGACCTTGTAGACGGCGTCGGCGTCGGACTGGTACTCGGTGTACTGATCGGGCGTGACGCCGCGCTCGGCCATGTAGGCGCGGGTCGTGTCGTCCACCGCCACGATGCCAGTCTTGCCGCCCGCCTCGATGGCCATGTTCGCCAGCGTAAAGCGGCCCTCCATGTCGAGGTTGTCGATGTAGTCGCCCACCCACTCCATGACCAGATAATTGGCTCCATCGGCCCCGATGCGCTTGATGACTTCCAGCACGATGTCTTTGGGGGTCACGCCTGGCTGGGTCTGGCCGGTCACTTTAATGAGCATGGTTTCCGGCACCTTGAACCAGACCATGCCCGCGTAGATGGCCCCGGCCAGGTCGGTGCTGCCGACTCCGGTGGCAAAGGTGCCCAGCGCCCCGGCGTTGCAGGTGTGTGAGTCGCCCGACACCAGCGTTTGACCGGGCTTCATCAGGCCGGTATTCTCCAGCACCACGTGGGCGATGCCGCCGCGCCCCACGTCATAGAAGTGCTTGATGCCCTTTTCCTTGACCCAGCTCTTGAGCTTCTGGTACATCTGGGCGGCCTTGATGTTCATGGCGGGCACGCTGTGGTCCGGCACCGCCACGATCTGATCGGGGTTGAAGACCCGGTCCATGCCGCGCTCTTCGAGCATCCGCAGGGCAGCGGGGGTGGTGATCTCGTGGCACAGCACCCAGTCGGTCTTGCACTCGATCAGATGACCCGGTTTCAGCGTGTCGTGGCCGCTGTGGGCCGCCAGGATTTTCTCGGCAATCGTCATTCCCATAGGCTTTCCTCCCTCCTGCTCAGCGCCCTACACCGCAACAAAGCCCCCGAACCGCGCAGGATTCGGGGGCCGTCAGGTGAACGCGAAGGCTTGCGCTCACCGCCCCCAGCGAAGAAGAAGCACGCCTGTGTGGGCGTCTCCGGCTCGGTGGGCGGTCAACATGCCGCTGAGTCTAGTCCTTTGGGGGCCAGGGGGCAAGACGGGCCAGCTCCGCCTTGATCAATACGTCCCGATTCAATCTGTTCCCTTACCCTCCCCCATCACTGGCGCTTGCCCAGGCTTTTTCCCGGCTTCCAGGGTGCCGGCCTGCACCGCCTGGGCAATTTGCAGGGGCGTCTCGTAGCGGGTGATCCCATTGGGCAGCCGCCGCCACACCGCCGCCACCGCCACCACCGACAGCGCCGCCACCACGCCCAGCCCCGCACGCGGTCCCAGCGGTCCAGTGGTGCCGATCAGGTAACTCACCAGCAACGCTCCCGGCGGCCCCATTCCGGCCAGCACCAGCGAGTAGAGGCTCATGACCCGGCCCCGCAGGGCGTCCGGTACGGTGAGCTGCACGGTGCTGTTGGCACTGATCAGAAAGGTCAGCATCCCGAAGCCGCAGCAGGCCAGCACCAGCGACGCCAGCACAGCCGAGGGGGTCAACGCGAACATCACCAGGCTGACGATCAGAATAACTGCGCCAGACCGCAGGTTCTTGGCCGGATCGCGCTGTGAGGCCTGCCACAGCGCCCCCACCATTGCCCCCGCTCCGAAGGCCGCGTTCATGGCCCCGAAACCGCCCTCCTTGAGGTTGTAGACGGCGCGGGCGAAATAGGGAATGATCACGTTGAAATTGATGGCGGTGAGACTCAGCAGCGCCACCAGCAGCATCGTCACGGCGATGGAGGGCGTACCGCGCACGTAGCGCAGTCCCTCTTTGATGTCGTCCACGACGGCCCGCCGCCCGCCCACCTCACGCTTGGGAAACGGCAGCGTCGCCAGCACATAGATCACCAGCCCAAAAGAGACCACATTGAGATAGAAGGGAAAGGCCAGCCCCTCGATAGAGTTGCTGGCCGCCCCACGCCCGGCAAACAGCGCCACCCCCAGCGCCGCCACCCCGCCGAACACCGCTTGCCCCAGCGTGCGCGAGACGTTGAACGACAAGCTGTTGAGCGCCACGGCGTTGGGCACGTCCCCCCTCGGCACGAAGTCCACCACCATACTCTGACGGGCAGGCATGTCAAAAGCGTTGGCGACGCCGCTGACGCCTGCCAACACCAGCACCAGCGGCAACGTGACCAGCCCCAGATGGGTGGTGATGGCCAGAATCAGGGCGGTGGTCAGCAGGGTGAGCTGGGTCGCCATCAGCACCCGGCGGCGCGAGGTGCGGTCCACGACGGCCCCGGCAAAGAGCGACAGCAGCAGGCTCGGCGTGAACTGCGCCACCGTGACCCAGCCGAGTGCTGCCGAGTTGTTGTTGGTGAGTTCGAGGACCAGGTACGACTGGGCCGTGCTCTGCATCCATGAGCCGACCAGACTGAGCAGTTGCGAGAACCAGTAGCGGCGGTAATCGGGGTGGCGCAGTGCCCGGAAGGTCTTGACACGCCACGCCTGAGCGGCGGCAAACATGCTGTCACCGTGCGCCCCCGCCAGATTGGAAACATGAGCGGCCACCAAACCCGAACCGGGGAACGCCCCCAGGCCCGGCCCAGCACCCCCAAGGTGTCTTCAGGGGGGCCTCACATTCAAGCGTGAACCGTGTTACACTGCGCCAAAGCTTCACCTCACGTTCATCTGATCTCAACCTATCCTGCATCCCCGCGCTGAACTGCCCCGGCCTTCCACCTATGGCGAACCAGGCACCCGTGAGCAGCTCCAGTCAACTGAGGTCTTCGTGTTCCGAACCTTACTCTGTGCGCTCCTGCTCTGCCCCGGCCTGGCCCTGGCCAGCACCACTTCGACTGCCGGTACACCGGGTGGCGGCGCTCCAGGTCTCAATGCTCAGGCAAGGTCAGGCCCCAGCGGGCTGAGCATCACGGTGCAGCCCAAAGACACGGCCTACAGTCTGGCCCGCAAGTACAACCTCAGCGTGGACGCGCTGCTCAGCCTCAACAACCTCAGCAGCCCCGATCTGAGCGCAGGACAGGTGCTGGTGGTGTCGCCCCCGACGTACAGCGTCGTCAAGGGCGACACTGCTTTTTCGATTGCCCGCAGGAACGGTCTGAGCGTGGACGTCCTGCTGAGTCTCAATAACCTCACCAGCCCGAATCTGAAACTGGGGCAGGTGCTGATCGTCCGGGGCAATCCCGGCACGGTCAATGCGTCAGCAGCCAGCGTCAGCCGCACGGAGAGCACCGTGTCCATGAGCACCGTGTCCAGCATCACCGTGACACCCGCCCTCACCGCGCCCGCCGCCCCGCTGCCGTCTCTGGCTTCCACGCCGGACGTGCCCCCCAGCACCCTGATTGACACGGCCCTGACGCCCCCAGTGGAGGCCACCACCGCCGCCAGCATCATCACCACGCTGCCCGCCGACGCGCTGGGCAGTGACTGGCTGACCAACGCCCGCAGCTTGCTGGGCGTGCCGTATGCCTACGGCGGCAAGAGCCGCAGCGGTACCGATTGCAGCGGCTTCGTGTTGCAGGTGTTCGCGCCGCTGGGCCTCAGCCTGCCGCGCGTGAGTGCCGACCAGGCCCAGGTCGGCGTACCAGTGGAGCGGGACCAGCTGCAAAGCGGCGACCTGGTGTTCTTCGACACCGAAGGGCGCGGCAAGGTCACGCACGTCGGCATCGTGGTGGAGGGCAACACCTTCATCAACGCCAATTCGTTCGCGGGCCGGGTGGGTCTCGACGACCTGGGCAGCCGCTACTGGGCCACCCGCTACCTCGGCGCGCGCCGGGTGCTGGGCGTGATGGCCGCCAGCCACTAAACAGCACAGTCACTAAAAACCCAGCATCCGGACACCCGGTCACCGCCTGAGCTGGCAGACCCGGCCTTCCGGCAGCAGGTATGCGCCCAGCACGGCGCAGCTGAGATCGGCGATCAGGTACGGCACGTCGTAGGCAGCCCTGGCCCGGTCGGTGCGGCTGAACTGTGCCGGGCCGACCGGGTGACTGTGATAGATGGCGACGAGTTCGAGAGATTCGGCCCGCATGGCCTTGAGGGCGCGCAGCAGCCCTGCCGGGTCGGCCAGATACTCACGCTCCGGGGCGGCGGCGACGTTGCTCAGCGGATAAAGCGCCTCGGCGTGCCAGCCGCCGTCTCCCCGCCGCCCGCCCAGCACACCCACACATTCCTGCGGCGCGGCCCGCCCGGCGTGCTGCCAGAGCTGGACTTCCAGCACCTCCGGCAAGGCCAGCCACGGTGCGGCGCTCGGCGGCAGATCAGCGGGATGGGCAGCTTCAGGCATACTTCAGTGTGAGGCTTCCCGGCGCTGGCGGCGGCTGAACTGTAACGTGACCCGAAACCGCTCAGCGCCAGAAGTGCGCCGCAGCCGCTAGACTGAACACTATGACCAAGGCGAAAAAAAGCGCCAGGACCGCCCAGAACCGCTTCGACGGCGAGGCGTTCGGGCTGGTGCTGTTCGCGCTGGGCATTTTCCTGATGATTACGCTGGGGTTGCCCACCCAGGGAGCCGGGTTCATGTCGCAGGCCCACACGCTGCTGATGACCTGGCTCACCTGGGCCAGCTACACCCTGCCCATCTTGCCGCTGTGTTACGGCGTGCTGATTTTTCTGAACAAAGATCTGGGCAGCCTCAGCCGCCGGGTGCTGGGAGCCGCCGTGGTGATGCTCTCACTGCTGGTCTTGCAGGAGATCTTCGCGCCCGGCACGGCGGGGCAACTCGCCTCGCTCGCCCTGCGCCCGCTCTTAGTGCTGTCCTACGCGGCGGCCCTGCTGCCCATCATCACCCTGACATTGGGACTGGAACTGATTCTCAAGCTCAGCCCCCTGAGCCTGCTCAAAGGTTTTTTCCGCACCCTCAGCGCCGGAATCGGCATGCTGCTGAACTGGGGGCAGGCCGCCGTCGAGACCCGGCAGGAAGGCCGGGAAACCGCTCAGCAGCGCCAGCAGGTGCGCCAGCACCTCGTGGCCCACAGCCGCAACCTGGAGACGCTCGGCAAGCTCTTTCCCGAGAGCCGCGAACTTCAGAGCTGGAAAGACGAGACCAAAGACGCCGGAAAGCAGGTACGCGCCCTCGACGAACACGGCCTTAAAGACATGGAGGCCGACTTGAAGCACTGGCGCGAGATCAGCCACTCGTTTGTCGAGAGCGCCGGGCGCGAGTTGCAGTCGGGCGTGGACCGAGAAGCCCCCGAAGCGGGTGCGGAAGTCGAGCGGCTGGCCCAGGACGTGCGCGCGGGTCGCCACGAACTCGGCCTGGAACTGCCCTCGACCCTGGCCAGCGGAGCGCTGGAGCGGCTGCGGCGAAGCCTGACGCTCGACCTCTCGCGCCTGGCGGCCAAAGCTGGCAGCCTGGAGCGCGAACGCTCGCGCGCCGCCAAGGCGCTGGGCAAGCCCGACTCCGCGCTCCTGGCCCGTGAGCGCCCGGCCCACGCCCAGCGGGTGCAGAGCTGGCGCGAACTGGAAGAAGGCTACGCCGCCTGGCACCGCCGCGCCCAGCTCTACGGAGGCTGGCCTGCCCTGGCACGCGCCTACGATGCGGGTCCGGCGCACCTGGCCGAGACCCTCGAACAGGCGCTGCTGACCGACTCCGATACCACCCTGGCCGAGCGCGCCGCCTGGCAGGAGAAACTCGACCATGTTCATGAGCATGGCCAAGATCATGGTCAGCCCGAAACAAGTACGCCGCTTCTCGACTTCGACTTTGGGCAGGGCGAACTGTTCAGCGCCGCCGAACCCACGCTGGACAGTTTTGGCAGCACGCTGGCTTTCCAGCCGCCCCTGATCGACTTGCAGATGGACCCGGCTCAGGAGGGCGCCGCCAAGGACGACTCCCTGAAAACCGAGATCCTGGTGGCCTCGGCGGTGCCTGTCATGATGAAGCCGGTGGCGGCGGGCAGCAGCGGCATCCAGGGACAGGGCGGGCCACTGCCGGTGCCCTCGGGCCGCAAGCTGGAGGCCGATAGCCTGCCCTGGGAGGACGCGCCGGACAGTGCACCCAGACGCAGCCGCCCGCAGCAGGGCGCACTCGACCTGGCGATTCCCGGCACCGATCTGCTTGACCCGATTCCGCCGGACGCCCACAACGCCCTGCAACTCGACATCTCGGCAAGGCAGCGGGCGGGCCTGATCAACGAAACGCTGGGCCAGTTCGGGCTGTCGGCCAAGGTCGTGGACTTCGCGCGCGGCCCCACCGTTACCCGCTACGAGATCGAACCGGCCCCCGGCGAGAAGATCAGCCGCATCGCCAGCCTCAGTAACGACCTGGCCCGCGCCCTGGCCGTCGGCGGGGTTCGCGTCGAGGCCCCGGTGCCGGGCAAGAACGTCATCGGGCTGGAGGTGCCCAACGCCGAGCGCGAACCGGTCACGTTTCACACGGCGGTGGCGGCCAGCAGCTTCAAGAACACCCGCGCCAGATTGCCGATCATCCTGGGCAAGAGCATCGACGGCGAACTGATGGTGGGTGACCTCGCCAAGATGCCGCACCTCCTGATCGCAGGCAGCACCGGGTCGGGCAAGTCGGTGTGCGTCAACACGCTGATCACCTCACTGCTGTACAAGTACC
This portion of the Deinococcus rubellus genome encodes:
- the ilvB gene encoding biosynthetic-type acetolactate synthase large subunit, with the translated sequence MTQPEPDQQGQPQPTMQDMTGAKALWATLAAHGINTVFGYPGGAIMPVYDALTYYPEVRHILARHEQGAIHAAEGWAKATGQIGVCIATSGPGATNLVTGLADAMMDNVPLLAITGNVARHLMGTDAFQEADITGITLPITKHNYVVTDPDELPTIIAEAIRIARSGRPGPVLVDIPKDVQLAAFHGELVRPQATPEMPAPRPEAIAAALELLKSAQKPVLMVGGGSQGASREITEFARAWQIPTITTLMGLGAFPASDPLWLGMPGMHGSVAANHAISQADVLIGFGLRFDDRVTGRVKDFAPQAQIIHVDLDAAEIGKIVRAHLPVKADAAQAAVALTEGAVPFERPEWTAQIAEWKTRGEHPTTWGAAQAVRQVVARLRPDDILTTDVGQHQMLAAQLARFEKPRRWLTSGGLGTMGFGFPAGLGAAMAEPGVVSMVIAGDGGFQMTAQELATLTKYDIRNVKICIINNSYLGMVRQWQELFHEKRYSEVYLGDSNPDFLKLADAYNIRGWRADNSADLETQIDAWLSHDGSGLLEVVVPNEHGVFPMVPAGAALYEMIENEPVKVPDLGDKMNVMADAPQEASK
- a CDS encoding GGDEF domain-containing protein; amino-acid sequence: MPTPEQRRPSELTVQARRSRLAPTSTDLRRRVYLWAIALGVGVIVIVLSTQLRSPSPDYVQVGMVLAQLPLCIWATWWLLRGKPLVVAERVVFAVNALITLFQLLLTLTNDSAQVVWLASSAYWLLTTLAILAFLIFENRQALLFSAGMYLLGVLAPWAALLWKGQAFSSFANLLRVQLSCGVVLVLLSVLAWYRERFAAERGERLSMEQLANTDMLTGLPNRRALYSEIEWLISEARTGVGGCLILLDIDHFKRINDAFGHNVGDEVLIRLSELLRTHLKDEGTVGRWGGEEFLITLPGLSPELVEQLAEQLRRKLEEQIFSHGQGVTASFGLTCCAAGDDLQSCTTRADRALYAAKKAGRNRVVSLPSDAALDEDMQAPPVLDTLPVRS
- a CDS encoding 3-isopropylmalate dehydratase small subunit, whose translation is MPRVHVFARDHINTDEIIPARYLTTDIESELAKFAMEDYDKDFVNRVKPGDIMVTGADFGCGSSREHAVWCLRGAGVSAILAPNFARIFYRNAINNGFMALESADVVAAFEDGDEAELDMEAGTITNQRTGQSVTFQPVPQFALDVKAAGGWLEYMRDHSKADLEGETLNAQSTQAGHGHPGHDSDENLAPGTQRA
- a CDS encoding MFS transporter; protein product: MFAAAQAWRVKTFRALRHPDYRRYWFSQLLSLVGSWMQSTAQSYLVLELTNNNSAALGWVTVAQFTPSLLLSLFAGAVVDRTSRRRVLMATQLTLLTTALILAITTHLGLVTLPLVLVLAGVSGVANAFDMPARQSMVVDFVPRGDVPNAVALNSLSFNVSRTLGQAVFGGVAALGVALFAGRGAASNSIEGLAFPFYLNVVSFGLVIYVLATLPFPKREVGGRRAVVDDIKEGLRYVRGTPSIAVTMLLVALLSLTAINFNVIIPYFARAVYNLKEGGFGAMNAAFGAGAMVGALWQASQRDPAKNLRSGAVILIVSLVMFALTPSAVLASLVLACCGFGMLTFLISANSTVQLTVPDALRGRVMSLYSLVLAGMGPPGALLVSYLIGTTGPLGPRAGLGVVAALSVVAVAAVWRRLPNGITRYETPLQIAQAVQAGTLEAGKKPGQAPVMGEGKGTD
- the leuB gene encoding 3-isopropylmalate dehydrogenase, with product MPRVVVLPGDGIGPEVCASAAEVLQKVAPDVELDYQLLGGGAYDQTGSPFPDATREAVMNCDAVLLGTVGGAQNSPWNALPRPLRPESGLLQLRKALGVYANLRPVKVMPGLESLSPLREDLARQVDVLIVRELLGGAYFDPRRAIEGDSAYNTIGYSKSEVDRVARVAFDAARTRKKEVTSVDKANVLEVSELWRGVVQNLRDTEYPDIKLEHEYVDSVAMLLVKTPGRYDVIVTENLFGDILSDLAAVIPGSLGVMPSASLGDGPGLYEPIHGSAPDIAGKGIANPTGTILSVAMLLRHSLNRDAEARRIEAAVQAALEEVRTPDLGGKGTTQELGAAVLKALGRADLG
- a CDS encoding homoaconitate hydratase family protein gives rise to the protein MGMTIAEKILAAHSGHDTLKPGHLIECKTDWVLCHEITTPAALRMLEERGMDRVFNPDQIVAVPDHSVPAMNIKAAQMYQKLKSWVKEKGIKHFYDVGRGGIAHVVLENTGLMKPGQTLVSGDSHTCNAGALGTFATGVGSTDLAGAIYAGMVWFKVPETMLIKVTGQTQPGVTPKDIVLEVIKRIGADGANYLVMEWVGDYIDNLDMEGRFTLANMAIEAGGKTGIVAVDDTTRAYMAERGVTPDQYTEYQSDADAVYKVVVEVDASQVEPTVAYPHIPSNGRVAGSDHIPVTHAYVGSCTNGRISDLRDVARILKGNKVADGVQMIVVPATQLIWKQAAQEGLLEIFVDAGASVSYPSCGACLGMHSGVLGPNDVCISSTNRNFVGRMGDPSAAIYLASPATVAASAVAGFISDPRAYNHTLPEVGGAAD